Proteins from one Setaria italica strain Yugu1 chromosome V, Setaria_italica_v2.0, whole genome shotgun sequence genomic window:
- the LOC105914464 gene encoding protein AUXIN-REGULATED GENE INVOLVED IN ORGAN SIZE, whose amino-acid sequence MERRAARRSGAYRKGAAMHPEHKQQMQQRRPQGTAASRGQGPVTPPGYFTAELVLAFLFVAVSLAFLPLVLPPLSPPPLLLLVVPVGLLAVLVALAFVPLDAQSHLVGSSR is encoded by the coding sequence ATGgagaggagggcggcgaggaggagcggcgctTACCGGAAGGGAGCAGCAATGCACCCGGAGCACAAGCAGCAGatgcagcagcggcggccgcaggggacggcggcgagccgggggcAGGGACCGGTGACGCCGCCGGGGTACTTCACGGCGGAGCTCGTGCTGGCGTTCCTGTTCGTGGCCGTGTCGCTGGCGTTCCTGCCGCTGGTCCTGCCGCCgctgtccccgccgccgctcctgctgctggtggtgcccGTGGGCCTGCTCGCCGTGCTCGTCGCGCTCGCGTTCGTCCCGCTCGACGCGCAGAGCCACCTCGTCGGATCGTCGCGCTGA
- the LOC101778822 gene encoding MLO-like protein 1 yields MEGGGGDSESTALEYTPTWIVAAVCSLIVVISLAAERCLHHLGKTFKGKNQKALFEALLKVKEELMLLGFISLLLTVSQGMIQRICIPPVWTIYMLPCHSAREQAELSPSEAHGLAAGILGLTRRRLLAEGVPRAQHCQKKGEVPLLSVEALHQLHIFIFILAIAHVIFCVLTMLLGSARIRQWKHWEDEFQKDAIENGQRNVTYVHQCEFIREHFKGIGRDLAILSWLHSFVKQFYGSVTKSDYTTMRLGFIMTHCRANPKFDFHRYMLRALEADFKKVVGISWYLWIFVVVFMLLNVNGWHTYFWISFIPLLLLLAVGTKLEHVITQLAIEVAEKHSAIEGDLVVNPSDEHFWFGRPKIVLYLIHFILFQNAFEIAFFFWILTTYGFNSCIMDHVPFIVPRLVVGATIQLVCSYSTLPLYAIVTQMGTFFKKEIFDEHVQQSLVGWAQKAKKRKALKNNGGSGSGAAGSASARPPARLELMRRAAALEEGSTGGHGSQV; encoded by the exons atggagggtggcggcggggactCGGAGTCGACGGCGCTGGAGTACACGCCGACGTGGATCGTGGCGGCTGTCTGCTCCCTCATCGTCGTCATCTCCCTCGCCGCCGAGAGGTGCCTGCATCACCTCGGCAAG ACGTTTAAGGGGAAGAATCAGAAGGCGCTCTTCGAGGCTCTCCTCAAGGTCAAAGAAG AGCTCATGCTTCTGGGGTTCATCTCCCTGCTGCTGACTGTGTCCCAAGGGATGATCCAGAGGATCTGCATTCCTCCAGTGTGGACCATCTACATGCTCCCATGCCATAGCGCAAGGGAACAGGCCGAGCTGAGCCCCTCGGAGGCGCATGGCCTTGCTGCCGGAATTTTAGGCCTCACCCGTCGGCGCCTGCTTGCCGAGGGAGTGCCAAGGGCCCAGCATTGCCAAAAGAAG GGAGAAGTTCCTTTGCTGTCCGTTGAAGCACTACATCAGTTGCATATCTTCATTTTCATTCTGGCTATTGCGCATGTGATTTTCTGTGTTTTGACTATGCTTTTAGGAAGCGCAAGG ATTCGTCAATGGAAACATTGGGAGGATGAATTTCAGAAGGATGCTATAGAAAATG GGCAAAGGAACGTGACCTATGTGCATCAATGTGAATTTATCAGGGAACATTTCAAGGGTATTGGAAGAGATTTGGCGATATTGAGCTGGCTG CATTCTTTTGTTAAGCAGTTTTACGGGTCAGTTACTAAATCAGACTACACTACAATGCGACTTGGCTTCATCATG ACACATTGCCGGGCAAACCCAAAATTTGATTTCCACAGATACATGTTACGAGCTTTGGAGGCTGACTTTAAGAAGGTGGTTGGCATTAG CTGGTACTTGTGGATATTCGTTGTGGTATTCATGTTGCTGAATGTCAATG GATGGCATACATACTTTTGGATCTCTTTCATTCCCCTTCTT CTTCTGCTGGCCGTTGGCACCAAGCTAGAGCACGTCATAACTCAGTTGGCAATTGAGGTTGCCGAGAAGCACTCCGCAATCGAGGGCGACTTGGTCGTCAACCCGTCAGATGAACACTTCTGGTTTGGACGGCCAAAAATTGTCTTGTACCTGATCCACTTCATCCTCTTCCAGAACGCGTTTGAGatcgccttcttcttctggaTTCTT ACTACCTACGGTTTCAACTCCTGCATCATGGATCACGTCCCCTTCATCGTGCCGAGGCTCGTCGTCGG GGCCACCATCCAACTCGTCTGCAGCTACAGCACCCTGCCTCTGTACGCCATTGTCACCCAG ATGGGGACCTTCTTCAAGAAGGAGATCTTCGACGAGCACGTGCAGCAGAGCCTCGTGGGCTGGGCGCAGAAGGCCAAGAAGAGGAAAGCGCTCAAGAAcaatggcggcagcggcagcggcgcggccgggtCGGCATCGGCACGTCCGCCGGCGAGGCTCGAGCTGATGAGACGGGCTGCCGCTCTTGAAGAAGGCAGCACCGGCGGCCATGGCAGCCAAGTCTAG
- the LOC101778423 gene encoding NAC domain-containing protein 35 has translation MSGRHENGHGAAATAAAAAAAVGGGGRAGEGGGGDAHEDDLVMPGFRFHPTEEELIEFYLRRKVEGKRFNLELITFLDLYRYDPWELPAMASIGEKEWFFYVPRDRKYRNGDRPNRVTASGYWKATGADRMIRAENNRPIGLKKTLVFYSGKAPKGVRSSWIMNEYRLPPDHTDRYQKTEISLCRVYKRTGIDDGHGHPSARSTPSRRATAQQDIKQASSSSTPTPPTSPPKMMQLLHGECTSAPTIRDHAAAHNDNKPPPPAAAQRQLPTKPCNGGYLLSTASSAAGASDHLQVGAAATPPSSYDQSRNANAFASTYSLLSLVNAASMGGGSAAAAIDELSSLVGHGPPAYFNHQAGGSFLPLPTPSSSQPMALGTLPMSLAAISDKIWDWNTIPDAAARDYSSAGFK, from the exons ATGAGCGGCAGGCACGAGAACGGGCATGGCGCCGCTGCTACCgcggcggctgcagcggcggcggtgggaggaggaggaagggcgggggagggcggcggcggtgacgcgcACGAGGACGACCTGGTCATGCCGGGGTTCCGGTTCCACCCCACGGAGGAGGAGCTCATCGAGTTCTACCTCCGCCGCAAGGTGGAGGGCAAGCGCTTCAACCTCGAGCTCATCACCTTCCTCGACCTCTACCGCTACGACCCCTGGGAGCTCCCTG CCATGGCCTCGATTGGGGAGAAGGAGTGGTTCTTCTACGTGCCGAGGGACCGCAAGTACCGGAACGGGGACCGGCCGAACCGGGTGACGGCGTCGGGGTACTGGAAGGCCACGGGCGCCGACCGGATGATCAGGGCCGAGAACAACCGCCCCATCGGGCTCAAGAAGACGCTCGTCTTCTACTCCGGCAAGGCGCCCAAGGGCGTCCGCAGCAGCTGGATCATGAACGAGTACCGCCTCCCGCCCGACCACACCGACCGCTACCAAAAG ACCGAGATCTCCCTCTGCCGCGTGTACAAGCGCACCGGCATCGACGACGGCCATGGCCATCCCTCGGCGCGCTCGACGCCCTCCCGCCGCGCCACGGCCCAGCAAGACATCAAGCAGGCGTCATCGTCGTCCACGCCCACGCCGCCCACGAGCCCGCCCAAGATGATGCAGCTTCTCCACGGCGAGTGCACGTCGGCGCCGACCATCAGGGACCACGCCGCGGCACACAACGACaacaagccgccgccgccggcggcggcgcagcggcagcTACCCACAAAGCCGTGCAACGGCGGCTATCTGCTGTCgacggcgagctccgccgcgggggCCAGCGATCATCTGCAAGTGGGAGCCGCGGCAACGCCGCCATCGTCGTACGACCAGTCCCGGAACGCCAACGCGTTCGCCTCCACGTACTCGCTTCTCAGCCTGGTGAACGCGGCCTCCATGGGCGGcggctccgcggccgccgccatcgacgAGCTCAGCTCGCTGGTCGGGCACGGCCCGCCGGCGTACTTCAACCACCAGGCCGGCGGCAGCTTCCTCCCCCTGCcaacgccgtcgtcgtcgcagcCAATGGCGCTCGGGACGCTGCCGATGTCGCTGGCCGCCATCTCCGACAAGATCTGGGACTGGAACACGATCCCCGACGCTGCGGCTAGAGATTACAGCAGTGCCGGTTTCAAGtga
- the LOC101780160 gene encoding uncharacterized protein LOC101780160 — MEGLIPFIYRAIKERRTRSYSRCSSTGSAHAGRFGARVEDSEQWEAAAPRGGGGGKVSAESGMAHRRHRSLEELAGEVGASPAWRQPGALPRGRSVRIFSCIGGM; from the coding sequence ATGGAGGGGCTCATCCCGTTCATCTACAGGGCCATCAAGGAGCGCCGGACGCGGAGCTACTCGCGGTGCAGCTCCACGGGCTCGGCGCACGCCGGCCGGTTCGGGGCCCGCGTCGAGGACAGCGAGCAGTGGgaggccgccgccccgcgcggcggcggcgggggcaaggTTTCCGCGGAGAGCGGGATGGCGCACCGCCGGCACCGGTCGCTGGAGGAGCTGGCAGGGGAGGTGGGAGCCTCGCCGGCGTGGCGGCAGCCCGGCGCGCTGCCGAGGGGCCGGAGCGTCAGGATCTTCTCCTGCATCGGCGGTATGTGA
- the LOC101779503 gene encoding serine/threonine-protein kinase rio2, with product MKLDVNALRYLTKDDFRVLTAVEMGMRNHEIVPAELVDRIAGLKHGGTYKVLRNLLKNKLVHHDATKYDGYRLTYLGYDFLAIKTLVNRGVFASVGRQIGVGKESDIFEVATEDGTVLAMKLHRLGRTSFRAVKSKRDYLRHRRSFNWLYLSRLAALKEFAFMKALGDHGFPVPTAVDCNRHCVIMSLVQGYPLVQVKELQNPDDVFDTILGLIVRLAEHGLIHCDFNEFNIMIDDDEKITVIDFPQMVSVSHRNAQMFFDRDIECIYKFFNKRFNLKSEKNEEEVGSESDGEGTSRPSFLSVNKAAGSLDKELAASGFTRKAQVDMEKYIEEDAEGQDSSSDDDDEIGDAVPIYSLKIDQDRSDELDCNLTSRNSGGPGTFSEEHGTSCSGESRLESPPSDSNGDAKEPLESEGKVLPQEDDDNDDESSDSDDDDEEDAELTKKLNKQRKKAIAAAHGRRRPVSSRNAYKDKGKGTMNSKIQRQACKW from the exons ATGAAGCTCGACGTGAACGCCCTGCGCTACCTCACCAAGGACGACTTCCGCGTCCTCACCGCCGTGGAGATGGGCATGCGCAAC CACGAGATTGTCCCCGCAGAGCTTGTTGACAGGATCGCTGGACTGAA GCATGGAGGCACATACAAAGTTCTGAGGAATCTTTTGAAGAACAAGTTGGTGCATCACGATGCCACTAAAT ATGATGGATATCGGCTCACCTATCTTGGATATGACTTCCTTGCCATCAAGACTTTGGTTAATCGAGGAGTTTTTGCTTCAGTTGGCCGTCAAATTGGTGTTGGAAAGGAGTCAG ACATATTTGAGGTTGCGACAGAGGATGGTACAGTGCTTGCCATGAAGCTTCATAGGCTGGGCAGGACATCTTTTAGGGCTGTGAAATCTAAGCGTGACTATCTAAGGCATCGAAGGAGCTTTAATTGGCTGTACCTCTCACGACTTGCAGCCTTGAAGGAATTTGCCTTTATGAAG GCTTTAGGAGACCATGGTTTCCCTGTTCCAACTGCTGTGGATTGCAATCGACATTGTGTGATCATGTCGCTTGTACAGGGATATCCTCT TGTTCAAGTGAAAGAGTTACAGAATCCAGATGATGTTTTTGACACAATTCTTGGTCTTATCGTTCGTTTGGCAGAGCATGGGCTGATACATTGTGACTTTAATGAGTTCAATATCATG attgatgatgatgaaaaaaTTACGGTTATTGACTTTCCACAGATGGTATCTGTTTCTCATCGTAATGCCCAAAT GTTCTTTGACCGAGACATTGAGTGTATCTACAAGTTCTTTAACAAGAG GTTCAATCTTAAGTCAGAGAAAAATGAAGAAGAAGTTGGATCTGAAAGTGATGGTGAAGGGACTAGTAGGCCATCCTTTTTGTCTGTGAACAAGGCTGCTGGTTCCTTGGACAAGGAACTAGCTGCTAGTGGATTTACCAGGAAGGCGCAAGTGGATATGGAGAAG TACATTGAAGAAGATGCTGAAGGACAGGATTCCAGctcagatgatgatgatgagattgGTGATGCTGTGCCTATTTATTCCTTGAAAATAGATCAG GACCGTTCCGATGAGCTTGATTGTAATCTTACATCAAGGAATTCAGGTGGACCTGGAACTTTTTCTGAAGAG CATGGAACAAGTTGTAGCGGTGAGAGCAGATTGGAAAGTCCTCCCTCAGATAGCAATGGGGACGCTAAGGAACCGCTTGAATCAGAGGGCAAGGTGCTTCCCCAGGAAGATGACGATAATGATGATGAGTCATCGGACAGTGACGATGATGACGAGGAAGATGCGGAGCTCACAAAAAAATTAAACAAGCAAAGGAAAAAGGCAATCGCAGCTGCCCATGGGCGGAGAAGGCCCGTGTCCTCCAGGAACGCCTACAAGGACAAGGGGAAGGGCACCATGAACTCCAAAATTCAGAGGCAGGCGTGCAAGTGGTGA
- the LOC101763015 gene encoding uncharacterized protein LOC101763015 — MSAFMPPALPAPTPPALTVPVAYGVGGAPEGAVTGRGSYGPVIAMLAVVAVLAAAALAVGRLCFGRRALGQAGGGHDLEAWVERTCGHCVGAAMLDQVKEEEGGGSGDAAAATAEAEPPPPEGTERGEGISIAS, encoded by the coding sequence ATGTCGGCGTTCATGCCCCCCGCGCTGCCGGCGCCAACCCCGCCGGCGCTCACGGTGCCGGTGGCGTACGGCGTCGGAGGCGCGCCCGAGGGGGCGGTGACGGGGAGAGGGTCGTACGGCCCGGTGATCGCCATGCTGGCCGTCGTGGccgtgctggcggcggcggcgctggccgtgGGGCGTCTCTGCTTCGGGCGCCGCGCGCTcggccaggccggcggcggccacgaccTGGAGGCCTGGGTGGAGCGCACGTGCGGCCACTGCGTCGGCGCCGCCATGCTCGACCAagtgaaggaggaggaaggcggcggcagtggggacgccgcggcggcgacggcggaggcggagccgccgccgccggaaggaACGGAGCGAGGAGAGGGCATCAGCATCGCGTCCTGA